The following proteins are encoded in a genomic region of Acidobacteriota bacterium:
- a CDS encoding carbon starvation protein A — translation MLTLLALGVIAWLVFGYFAYGRWVAKQFKLDDSRVTPANKVNDGEDFVPTQPFYLFGQHFSAIAAAGPIAGPIIACIAFGWLPCLVWIALGVVLIGAVHDFSALTSSVRHGAQSVAEITRDKLGGKAGRALMGFIWIALVYVTVAFTDITAGTFVAGDDALAGETKFNPGGAVAMASVLYLGLSIILGLVERYLKPPLWLATVIFVPATFALSYVGTQFSNVLSFSHQTWAILILVYCIIGSLLPVWALLQPRGYLGGSVLYAAIAVGVIGIFFGGYSIQQPAFKSFDVGGMTGMLFPFLFVTIACGACSGFHGLVCSGTTSKQLDKESHARPVGYGAMLAEGFVAFIALVTVMIAAGDALVGPDGKSLSAGKIYGNGIGNFLSLVIGKEYLAFAITFGAMAFSTFVFDTLDVTMRLGRYLVQELIGMPGHIGALIGTLVTVALPFLLIFFAPPGSYLEFWTLFGASNQLLAALTLLSITVWLYKARRRIAFTLLPMLFVLAITLWALSSLVIGNFQASTGFDIKLVNGVTSLALIVLAIYLVIIGLLKLRGERDESGELVEAESF, via the coding sequence ATGCTTACGCTACTCGCACTTGGTGTCATCGCCTGGCTCGTTTTTGGTTATTTTGCATATGGCCGTTGGGTCGCAAAGCAATTCAAACTCGACGACAGCCGGGTCACTCCCGCGAATAAGGTCAATGACGGCGAAGATTTTGTGCCGACTCAGCCGTTTTACCTTTTCGGCCAGCATTTTTCCGCGATCGCGGCGGCCGGGCCGATCGCGGGGCCGATCATTGCATGTATCGCATTCGGCTGGCTGCCGTGTCTGGTATGGATAGCGTTGGGCGTGGTGCTGATCGGTGCGGTTCACGATTTTTCGGCATTGACCTCGTCCGTCCGCCACGGTGCACAATCAGTTGCCGAGATCACACGTGACAAGCTCGGTGGAAAGGCCGGGCGGGCATTAATGGGATTCATTTGGATCGCGCTTGTTTACGTGACGGTTGCGTTCACCGATATTACGGCAGGGACGTTTGTCGCGGGCGACGACGCGTTGGCAGGCGAGACGAAGTTCAACCCCGGCGGTGCCGTCGCAATGGCGAGCGTACTGTATCTAGGACTTTCAATTATTCTCGGCCTTGTCGAGCGTTATCTTAAGCCGCCGCTCTGGCTCGCCACAGTGATCTTCGTTCCCGCGACATTTGCGCTTTCCTATGTTGGAACGCAGTTCTCGAACGTCCTGAGTTTTAGCCATCAGACGTGGGCGATACTGATACTTGTCTATTGCATCATCGGTTCACTGCTGCCTGTCTGGGCGTTACTGCAGCCTCGAGGCTATCTTGGCGGATCTGTGCTTTATGCGGCGATCGCGGTCGGTGTCATCGGCATTTTCTTTGGCGGCTATTCGATCCAACAGCCGGCGTTCAAATCATTTGACGTCGGCGGAATGACCGGTATGTTGTTCCCGTTCCTGTTCGTGACGATCGCCTGCGGAGCGTGTTCGGGCTTTCACGGGCTGGTCTGTTCGGGTACGACGTCTAAGCAGTTGGACAAGGAATCACACGCCCGGCCGGTCGGTTACGGGGCAATGCTCGCCGAGGGATTTGTCGCGTTTATCGCCCTTGTGACAGTAATGATCGCCGCCGGCGACGCACTTGTCGGTCCCGATGGCAAGAGCCTGTCAGCCGGCAAGATCTACGGTAACGGCATCGGCAATTTTCTCTCGCTGGTGATCGGTAAAGAGTATCTCGCTTTTGCTATAACGTTTGGTGCGATGGCGTTTTCGACGTTTGTTTTTGACACGCTCGACGTGACGATGCGGCTCGGGCGATATCTGGTGCAGGAACTGATCGGAATGCCGGGGCACATCGGCGCGCTGATCGGAACGCTTGTGACCGTCGCCCTTCCGTTCCTTCTGATATTTTTTGCGCCCCCCGGATCGTATCTTGAATTTTGGACGCTGTTCGGTGCGTCAAACCAGCTCCTCGCCGCGTTGACGCTGCTTTCGATCACGGTTTGGCTGTATAAGGCAAGACGCCGCATCGCGTTTACGCTGCTGCCGATGCTATTCGTTTTAGCGATCACGCTGTGGGCTTTGTCGTCGCTCGTGATAGGCAATTTTCAGGCGTCGACCGGCTTCGACATCAAGCTCGTCAACGGCGTCACGTCGCTCGCACTGATCGTACTTGCGATCTATCTCGTCATCATCGGTCTGCTAAAGCTCCGCGGAGAACGCGATGAAAGCGGCGAATTGGTCGAGGCCGAAAGTTTTTGA
- a CDS encoding zinc ribbon domain-containing protein, with protein sequence MFCPKCGTTVGKDLKYCKNCGEQLFKAAEFDIDGTPGKMLDNVLTTLFLVVMFGLGILVGLVAVLLGNSIEPKFVVMIAIAYLAAVFGICYTLLSQVPKLIDARLKSGMNVHETSQPQQLRPLTTAQLEEFREPAMSVTDHTTRALEEMPLKRS encoded by the coding sequence ATGTTTTGTCCAAAGTGCGGCACAACTGTAGGCAAGGATCTCAAATACTGCAAAAATTGCGGTGAGCAATTGTTCAAGGCTGCCGAGTTTGACATAGACGGCACGCCGGGCAAGATGCTCGACAACGTTCTGACGACGTTATTTTTAGTCGTGATGTTCGGGCTTGGAATTCTCGTCGGCCTCGTCGCCGTACTGTTGGGCAACAGCATCGAGCCGAAATTCGTGGTCATGATCGCTATCGCATATCTTGCCGCTGTTTTCGGGATCTGTTACACACTCTTGAGCCAGGTGCCAAAGCTGATCGACGCCCGGCTCAAATCGGGCATGAACGTCCACGAGACCAGCCAGCCGCAACAATTACGCCCGCTAACGACGGCTCAACTCGAAGAATTTCGCGAACCCGCGATGAGCGTCACCGACCACACCACAAGGGCACTCGAAGAAATGCCTTTAAAGCGAAGCTAG
- the aspS gene encoding aspartate--tRNA ligase — protein MLDVLGNLERTHTCGELRESDVGRQVVLMGWVAKKRDFGVFTFVDLRDREGITQIVVSEEETPLSHAKAKNLRGEFVVAVKGEVVSRAEGTHNAKLATGDIEVKVNEILILNDAKVPPFQLEVAGSENLADESTRLKYRYLDLRRPQLQHNIRMRAKAVAAIREYFDERGFIEIETPILLKSTPEGARDFIVPSRIHTGKFFALPQSPQILKQLTMISGFDKYYQIARCFRDEDLRADRQPEFTQLDMEMSFANPEMAYREIEGMFGHVFKLIGVELPAQWPRMTYAEAMRRYGSDKPDLRFEMELTDLSGELAGTDFAPFASVLEAKGEIKCITIKGKADYSRKQLDDMQDFAKRYGAGALAWIKVGEEITSSLLKVLGEEKIGQLAKTAGAEKGDIVLIIAGRKSVVAAALGALRVEIAKREDLIDRTAYKPLIVTEFPMFEHDEETDSYTAAHHPFTSPMDEDLEKFKTAVNDESQHHLLGSVRAKAYDAVINGYECAGGSIRIHQKEIQALNFKALGLSLEKARERFGFFLDALEYGTPPHGGFAAGVERTCMILCGTENIRDVMAFPKTASAQDLMMDSPGEVDGSQLKELGIDVSHE, from the coding sequence ATGCTTGATGTATTAGGAAATTTGGAGAGGACCCACACATGCGGCGAGCTTCGCGAAAGCGATGTCGGACGACAGGTCGTGCTGATGGGCTGGGTTGCGAAGAAGCGCGATTTCGGCGTTTTTACGTTTGTCGATCTGCGCGACCGCGAAGGCATTACGCAGATCGTCGTCAGCGAGGAGGAAACGCCTCTCAGCCATGCCAAGGCGAAGAATCTGCGGGGCGAGTTTGTCGTCGCAGTCAAAGGCGAGGTAGTCTCTCGTGCCGAAGGAACGCATAATGCAAAACTCGCGACCGGCGACATCGAGGTCAAGGTCAATGAGATCTTGATCCTCAACGACGCGAAAGTGCCGCCGTTCCAGCTCGAGGTCGCCGGCAGCGAAAACCTCGCTGACGAATCGACGCGTCTCAAATACCGCTACCTCGACCTCCGACGTCCGCAGCTGCAGCACAATATTCGTATGCGTGCTAAGGCTGTCGCGGCGATCCGCGAGTATTTTGACGAACGCGGTTTTATCGAGATCGAGACGCCGATATTGCTTAAATCGACGCCCGAAGGTGCACGCGATTTTATCGTGCCGTCGCGCATTCACACCGGCAAATTTTTTGCGTTGCCGCAGTCTCCGCAGATATTGAAGCAGTTGACGATGATCTCCGGTTTCGACAAGTATTATCAGATCGCCCGTTGTTTTCGCGACGAAGATCTCCGCGCCGACCGTCAGCCTGAATTCACACAGCTCGATATGGAAATGTCGTTCGCCAATCCCGAGATGGCTTACCGCGAGATCGAGGGTATGTTCGGCCATGTATTCAAGCTGATCGGCGTCGAACTCCCGGCCCAATGGCCGCGAATGACGTACGCCGAAGCGATGCGCCGTTACGGCAGCGACAAGCCGGATCTGCGATTTGAAATGGAACTAACAGACCTCAGCGGCGAACTCGCCGGAACCGATTTCGCTCCGTTCGCGTCCGTGCTCGAAGCCAAAGGCGAGATCAAATGCATCACCATCAAAGGCAAGGCCGATTACTCGCGCAAACAGCTCGACGACATGCAGGATTTTGCCAAACGCTACGGCGCAGGGGCACTCGCGTGGATCAAGGTCGGTGAGGAGATCACGTCATCATTGCTCAAGGTCCTTGGCGAAGAAAAGATCGGACAGTTAGCCAAAACTGCCGGCGCCGAAAAAGGTGACATTGTTCTGATCATCGCGGGTCGAAAATCGGTCGTTGCGGCGGCTCTCGGAGCTTTGCGCGTCGAGATCGCGAAACGCGAAGACCTAATCGACCGCACTGCATACAAACCGCTCATCGTCACCGAATTTCCGATGTTCGAGCACGACGAAGAGACCGATAGCTATACGGCGGCGCATCATCCGTTCACGTCGCCGATGGACGAGGACCTTGAGAAATTCAAGACGGCGGTAAATGACGAATCGCAGCATCACCTGCTCGGCAGCGTCCGGGCTAAGGCGTACGACGCCGTCATCAACGGCTACGAATGCGCCGGCGGCTCGATCCGTATCCATCAAAAAGAGATACAGGCTTTGAACTTCAAAGCCCTGGGATTGTCGCTCGAAAAGGCCCGCGAACGCTTCGGCTTTTTCCTCGACGCCCTAGAATACGGTACGCCGCCGCACGGAGGCTTTGCCGCCGGTGTTGAACGCACGTGCATGATCCTCTGCGGCACCGAAAACATCCGCGACGTCATGGCATTCCCCAAGACCGCATCGGCACAAGACCTAATGATGGATTCGCCGGGCGAAGTTGACGGTTCGCAATTGAAGGAATTAGGAATAGACGTTAGCCACGAATAA
- a CDS encoding phosphatidate cytidylyltransferase: protein MKTRLLTAAIALPIIIASIVLPAYFPDTVWLFVAIAGFALAAGLFEFYSLTKKLELKADAAIGYLGAAALFIGFVFDAPAKAPDLLIATVGVIVITVLISQTFRFQKDFTKMLTGVGVTLLGVFYVAFLGGFLVATRIGFETPANLSTHLLAFFFLVIFGSDAGAYFAGRALGKHKLAPAISPGKTVEGLVGGILAAAGFAALATWWFFPELPYKWSIPLAIVLAVVGVLGDLCESAMKRGSNTKDAASILPGHGGLLDRLDSLLFGAPILYYFARFYF, encoded by the coding sequence ATGAAGACCCGACTATTAACAGCAGCTATCGCACTTCCGATCATCATCGCATCGATCGTGCTGCCGGCATATTTTCCGGACACGGTTTGGCTGTTTGTCGCCATCGCGGGTTTTGCGTTGGCTGCCGGATTGTTCGAGTTCTATTCGCTGACCAAAAAGCTTGAGCTGAAAGCAGATGCGGCGATCGGTTATTTGGGAGCGGCTGCTCTTTTCATCGGCTTTGTTTTCGATGCTCCCGCAAAAGCTCCTGATCTGCTTATCGCGACGGTCGGCGTGATAGTCATCACGGTACTGATCTCACAGACTTTTCGTTTTCAAAAAGATTTTACCAAGATGCTGACAGGCGTCGGCGTGACGCTGCTCGGCGTGTTTTACGTAGCATTCTTAGGCGGGTTTCTGGTCGCGACGCGTATCGGTTTTGAGACGCCTGCGAACCTCTCGACGCATCTGCTCGCATTCTTTTTTCTGGTGATCTTCGGTTCGGACGCCGGAGCATATTTTGCCGGCAGGGCTCTGGGCAAACACAAGCTTGCACCGGCCATCTCACCGGGCAAGACGGTCGAAGGACTCGTCGGCGGCATCCTTGCGGCCGCCGGCTTTGCGGCACTCGCGACGTGGTGGTTCTTTCCCGAACTGCCGTACAAATGGTCGATCCCGCTGGCGATCGTCCTCGCGGTCGTAGGTGTCCTTGGCGACCTGTGCGAAAGTGCGATGAAGCGCGGATCAAACACCAAAGACGCCGCGAGCATTCTCCCCGGCCACGGAGGCCTGCTAGACCGGCTCGACAGCTTGCTTTTCGGTGCACCGATACTCTATTATTTCGCACGCTTTTATTTTTAG
- a CDS encoding isoprenyl transferase, protein MHENFAGIVKPNTAEAASLAAIDPARLPRHIAIIMDGNGRWAKRQGKPRIFGHRAGSDSVKAIIDTCARMQIEAVTLYAFSTENWKRPKAEVSGLMSMLKRVLKRELDEVHGNNIRFQAIGDLHGLSPDVQKELAAATEKTRDNTGMVLSVALNYGGRAEIVRAARLAYQDLERRGDVIDHLSEADIERNLYTHALPEVDLMIRTSGEFRISNFLLWQLAYSEIYVTPTLFPDFRRPQIFEAIIDYQKRDRRFGGVK, encoded by the coding sequence ATGCACGAGAATTTTGCCGGAATCGTAAAACCTAACACCGCCGAGGCTGCATCACTGGCGGCGATCGATCCGGCACGTTTGCCGCGGCACATCGCCATTATCATGGACGGCAACGGCCGCTGGGCTAAGCGGCAGGGCAAACCTCGGATATTTGGGCATCGTGCCGGTTCTGATTCTGTCAAAGCGATCATCGACACCTGCGCACGCATGCAGATCGAGGCTGTCACGCTCTACGCGTTCTCGACCGAGAACTGGAAGCGTCCAAAGGCTGAGGTCTCAGGCCTGATGTCGATGCTCAAACGCGTGCTCAAACGTGAACTCGACGAGGTGCACGGCAATAACATCCGTTTTCAGGCGATCGGTGATCTTCACGGACTTTCGCCTGATGTTCAAAAAGAACTTGCCGCCGCGACCGAAAAGACCAGAGACAACACCGGAATGGTGCTCAGCGTCGCCCTCAATTATGGCGGCCGAGCCGAGATCGTCAGGGCCGCACGCCTTGCTTATCAGGATCTCGAACGCCGCGGCGACGTTATCGATCACCTTTCCGAAGCCGATATCGAACGCAATCTTTATACACACGCGTTGCCTGAGGTCGATCTGATGATCCGCACGAGCGGCGAGTTTCGAATTTCGAATTTCCTGCTCTGGCAGCTTGCTTATAGCGAAATATACGTCACGCCGACGCTGTTCCCTGATTTTCGACGGCCGCAGATATTTGAGGCGATAATCGATTACCAAAAACGCGACCGGCGATTTGGCGGTGTGAAGTAG
- a CDS encoding DUF952 domain-containing protein has product MYIYHIVLPEAWEAFDGDTYEHASLASEGFIHCSFDRQLDGVIERYYGGVDKVILLEIDSDRLTSEFVTEPSTGGEIYPHIYGPIGRDAIVGITERDLNADKTDRADMRGSERS; this is encoded by the coding sequence ATGTATATCTACCACATCGTATTGCCCGAAGCTTGGGAGGCGTTTGATGGCGACACTTACGAACACGCAAGCCTTGCGAGCGAGGGATTCATCCACTGCAGCTTTGATCGCCAACTCGACGGCGTGATCGAACGTTATTACGGCGGCGTGGATAAGGTGATCTTGCTTGAGATCGACAGTGACCGATTGACGAGTGAATTCGTCACAGAACCATCGACCGGGGGCGAGATCTATCCGCACATATATGGCCCGATCGGTCGTGACGCGATCGTTGGAATAACCGAAAGGGATTTGAACGCGGATAAAACGGATCGGGCAGATATGCGCGGATCTGAAAGATCTTGA
- the truA gene encoding tRNA pseudouridine(38-40) synthase TruA — protein sequence MNYRLLIQYDGTDFHGWQVQENSRTIQGELERVIGMLEDGDVKVTGSGRTDAGVHADGQVANVFLNRPFTPEKLKNAINGNMWRDIRIMKCEEAPDEFHARFNARSKTYIYRVVNAPVMSPFWRRFAHHETRPLDVGRMNDTARSFLGEHDWTAFSSAQADGENRVRNVTDFTIESRWDDRAQGVMIEFRISAKGFLRYMVRSIVGTMLEVGRGEKDSDTIQTAIITGDRDLAGKTASAQGLTLLKVDYD from the coding sequence ATGAATTACCGACTGTTAATACAATACGACGGCACCGATTTTCACGGCTGGCAGGTTCAGGAAAATTCGCGGACGATACAGGGCGAGCTCGAACGCGTGATCGGGATGCTCGAAGATGGTGACGTCAAGGTCACCGGTTCGGGCCGCACGGACGCCGGTGTTCACGCCGACGGACAGGTCGCGAATGTGTTTTTGAACCGCCCGTTCACGCCCGAAAAGCTCAAGAACGCCATCAACGGCAACATGTGGCGCGATATCCGCATTATGAAATGCGAAGAGGCTCCGGACGAGTTTCATGCACGATTCAATGCGAGATCGAAAACGTACATTTATCGCGTCGTTAACGCACCGGTAATGTCGCCGTTCTGGCGGCGTTTTGCCCATCACGAGACACGGCCGCTCGATGTCGGCCGTATGAATGACACCGCGAGATCGTTCCTCGGCGAACACGACTGGACAGCATTTTCGTCCGCTCAGGCAGACGGCGAGAACCGGGTTCGGAACGTGACGGATTTTACCATCGAATCCCGCTGGGACGATCGTGCCCAGGGCGTGATGATCGAGTTTCGGATCAGCGCAAAAGGCTTTTTGCGATACATGGTCAGGTCGATAGTCGGCACGATGCTCGAGGTCGGGCGTGGCGAAAAAGATTCTGATACAATTCAAACGGCAATTATCACAGGAGATCGCGACCTCGCCGGTAAAACAGCGTCAGCCCAAGGCCTGACGCTGCTGAAGGTCGATTATGACTAA
- a CDS encoding ASCH domain-containing protein, producing the protein MSEKAAEFWTRFRGEFPGVEGGERYQVWYFGNTPEMALDLAGLVLSGNKTATASLAIVNEIKPDEAPIENGYSVVTDLHGEPICVIQTTEIRHLPFIEVDATFAFDEGEGDGSLEYWRNVHRTYFEREAAELGIEFTDRSVVCCERFRLLFPR; encoded by the coding sequence ATGTCAGAAAAGGCGGCCGAATTTTGGACAAGGTTTCGAGGCGAATTTCCGGGCGTCGAAGGCGGCGAGCGTTATCAGGTCTGGTATTTCGGCAACACGCCGGAAATGGCGTTGGATCTGGCAGGCTTGGTCCTCAGTGGAAACAAGACCGCGACGGCAAGCCTGGCAATTGTCAATGAGATCAAACCGGACGAGGCCCCGATAGAGAACGGCTACAGCGTCGTCACTGACCTTCATGGCGAACCAATATGCGTGATCCAGACGACGGAGATACGGCATTTACCGTTCATTGAGGTCGACGCCACTTTTGCTTTTGACGAGGGCGAAGGCGACGGGTCGCTCGAATATTGGCGTAACGTGCATCGCACTTATTTCGAACGCGAAGCCGCCGAACTCGGCATCGAATTCACCGATCGATCGGTCGTATGCTGTGAGCGTTTTAGGTTATTGTTTCCACGATGA
- a CDS encoding orotate phosphoribosyltransferase, with the protein MDILEKFRETNALLEGHFVLSSGLHSPKYLQCALALQFPADAAKYGREIAEHFLDAGIDTVASPAIGGLVIGFATAAAMNIRFIWTERQNGEMTLRRGFSLKEGEQILVVEDVITTGGSTRECIAALTANGGDVAAAASIIDRSNGTADVGVPRISLVSIDVPSYASDVCPMCAQGIEAVKPGSRTVAAQ; encoded by the coding sequence ATGGATATCCTCGAAAAATTCAGGGAAACAAATGCGCTTCTAGAGGGCCACTTTGTGCTGTCCAGCGGGCTGCACAGCCCTAAGTATCTACAGTGCGCCTTAGCTCTTCAGTTTCCCGCAGACGCGGCGAAATATGGACGCGAGATAGCCGAGCACTTTCTCGACGCCGGCATTGATACTGTCGCCTCGCCGGCTATCGGTGGGCTCGTCATCGGTTTCGCGACAGCCGCGGCGATGAATATACGGTTTATTTGGACCGAACGGCAGAATGGCGAGATGACGCTGCGTCGGGGATTCAGCCTCAAAGAAGGTGAACAAATTTTGGTCGTCGAAGACGTGATCACGACCGGCGGTTCGACACGCGAGTGTATCGCGGCACTAACCGCAAACGGCGGAGATGTGGCTGCAGCAGCTTCGATCATTGACCGTTCGAATGGCACGGCAGATGTCGGCGTGCCGCGGATCTCTCTTGTAAGCATCGACGTACCGAGTTACGCGTCGGATGTATGTCCAATGTGCGCACAGGGCATTGAGGCCGTCAAACCGGGAAGCAGGACGGTGGCAGCACAATGA
- a CDS encoding 3'-5' exoribonuclease: MTPYPNLISESLLINETIALLRSFDGKASAVSVVDFVMKIRKPERNLAKMLVADLIARDPRLTLDDDMVVLANDGFEHLELENTEFVVFDLETTGAKAPPCRITEIGAYRVKGGEVLDKFHTLVNPQTPIPSFIVGLTGINDAMVADAPTFADVAHDFLEFIGDSVLVAHNSGFDMRFLNHEIGRVFPDYKLANPCLCTVQLSRKLLPDIRNHKLVTVAEHYSIDLVNHHRASADALATAHIFVNLLTQMRSDGVSDLTTVRGFSSRKNNYARHKHRA, from the coding sequence ATGACACCGTATCCTAACTTAATTTCCGAGTCATTGCTAATAAACGAGACGATCGCGTTACTGCGTTCCTTCGACGGCAAAGCGTCGGCGGTGAGTGTCGTGGATTTTGTGATGAAGATCAGAAAGCCGGAACGAAACCTCGCGAAAATGCTCGTTGCAGATCTCATTGCACGCGACCCGCGGCTGACGCTGGACGATGACATGGTGGTCCTCGCCAATGACGGATTTGAACATCTCGAGCTCGAGAATACCGAATTTGTCGTCTTCGATCTTGAAACAACAGGAGCGAAAGCACCGCCGTGCCGAATTACCGAGATCGGTGCCTATCGCGTCAAGGGCGGCGAGGTGCTCGATAAATTTCATACGCTCGTCAATCCGCAAACGCCGATACCGTCGTTCATCGTAGGCCTGACGGGCATAAACGACGCGATGGTCGCCGATGCTCCGACGTTCGCGGACGTCGCTCACGATTTTCTTGAATTTATCGGTGATTCGGTGCTGGTCGCGCACAATTCGGGGTTTGATATGCGGTTTCTCAATCACGAGATCGGGCGCGTGTTTCCTGATTATAAGCTCGCAAATCCGTGCCTTTGCACGGTTCAGCTTTCGCGAAAATTGCTGCCTGATATTCGCAACCACAAGCTCGTCACGGTCGCCGAACATTACTCGATCGACCTCGTCAACCACCACCGCGCAAGCGCCGATGCGTTAGCGACAGCCCATATTTTTGTAAATCTGCTGACGCAAATGCGAAGCGACGGCGTGAGCGACCTCACGACCGTTCGCGGATTCAGCTCACGAAAGAATAATTATGCCAGACACAAACACCGCGCCTGA
- the queF gene encoding NADPH-dependent 7-cyano-7-deazaguanine reductase QueF, translating to MGLYPLDAFPYEFAGKEIWVEFEMPEFTAICPFSDFPDFGVIRLKYVPDELCVELKSLKLYINSFRDVKIFHEHVVNVILEDFVAACDPLKVEIEGDYHVRGNIKTVVRASYSKPA from the coding sequence ATGGGCCTGTATCCGCTCGATGCGTTTCCGTATGAATTTGCCGGGAAAGAGATCTGGGTCGAATTTGAAATGCCTGAATTTACGGCGATCTGTCCGTTTTCCGATTTTCCGGATTTCGGTGTGATCCGGCTCAAATATGTGCCTGATGAACTGTGCGTTGAGCTCAAAAGCCTAAAACTCTACATCAACTCGTTCCGTGACGTAAAGATCTTTCACGAGCACGTCGTCAATGTCATTCTCGAGGATTTTGTTGCGGCCTGCGACCCGCTCAAGGTCGAGATCGAGGGCGACTATCACGTTCGCGGGAACATCAAAACTGTGGTTCGGGCTAGTTATTCGAAGCCGGCATAG
- a CDS encoding Crp/Fnr family transcriptional regulator, producing the protein MPMSAISPNNLLAALPAHVYAELIPKFERLDLDFAKVVYNYGDTLTHVYFVESGIISLLVAADDHSTIEVGMVGHEGMVALPVFLGVNVSQNRAVVQGAGRALRMKAAEFGNECMAGADLSRIMRLFTYSILMQVARSAVCNRFHSTDSRLARWLLMTQDRMNSNHFQITQEFLSYMVGVRREAVNKAATGFQRRDLISYVRGSMTINDRKGLEALACSCYGLPNGGVPAMPASNN; encoded by the coding sequence ATGCCGATGTCCGCGATTTCGCCAAACAACCTTCTCGCCGCCTTGCCGGCTCACGTGTATGCCGAACTGATCCCGAAATTCGAACGGTTGGACCTGGATTTTGCAAAGGTTGTTTACAACTACGGCGACACGCTCACTCATGTCTATTTTGTCGAAAGCGGCATTATTTCCCTCCTGGTAGCAGCCGATGATCACTCGACAATTGAGGTCGGCATGGTCGGACATGAAGGAATGGTAGCCCTGCCGGTGTTTTTAGGCGTCAATGTCTCGCAAAACCGGGCAGTGGTACAAGGTGCGGGCCGAGCGTTGCGAATGAAGGCAGCTGAGTTTGGAAACGAATGTATGGCCGGTGCCGACCTCTCTCGGATAATGCGCCTGTTTACCTATTCGATATTGATGCAGGTCGCCCGTTCGGCCGTCTGCAACCGATTTCACTCGACCGATTCGCGCCTGGCCCGCTGGCTATTGATGACACAGGACCGCATGAATTCGAACCATTTTCAGATCACACAGGAATTCCTTTCATATATGGTCGGCGTCCGGCGCGAAGCCGTAAACAAGGCCGCCACCGGCTTTCAACGCCGCGACCTTATCAGCTACGTCCGCGGAAGTATGACCATTAATGATCGCAAAGGCCTCGAAGCGTTAGCGTGCAGCTGTTACGGGTTGCCGAATGGTGGTGTGCCGGCTATGCCGGCTTCGAATAACTAG